From Microcystis aeruginosa NIES-2549, a single genomic window includes:
- the glmM gene encoding phosphoglucosamine mutase: MVASLSYQNGQKTRSHPLLSLGGLIELPSSPLFGTDGIRGQVGELLTAPLALQIGFWAGQVLKNQAGVTKPVIIGQDSRNSSDMLANAITAGLTWAGIEVWQLGLCPTPCVAYLTRESEAMGGIMISASHNPPEDNGIKFFDGSGLKLSGSLAGQIEAGLRGNLELADKPENWGKATFCPELIQKYYQAVIDSVGTDINLSGLKIVLDLAWGAAVNLAPLVFQTLGAEVICLHDRADGDRINVNCGSTHLESLQAAVINQQADLGFAFDGDADRVMAVDSQGRVVDGDYILYFWGRSLLEAGQLPDGLLVATVMANLGFERAWQKLGGQFLRTAVGDQHVQAQMWETGAMLGGEQSGHILCHHYGVSGDGMQTALHLAALVQKSGVSLANLVDHSFVTYPQILRNVRVEDREVRRNWQQCEPLRLEIRQAETAMAEKGRILVRASGTEPLIRVMVEAETLELANCWTERLVQAVRSYLL, translated from the coding sequence ATGGTAGCTTCTCTATCGTATCAAAATGGACAAAAAACTCGATCGCATCCCCTGTTATCCTTAGGGGGTTTGATTGAATTACCGTCATCACCCCTGTTCGGCACGGACGGAATTCGCGGTCAAGTGGGAGAATTATTAACTGCCCCCCTAGCGCTACAAATCGGATTTTGGGCAGGACAGGTATTAAAAAATCAAGCTGGTGTCACCAAACCGGTAATTATCGGTCAAGATTCGCGTAATTCCAGTGATATGTTAGCCAATGCTATCACTGCGGGTTTAACTTGGGCGGGAATAGAAGTCTGGCAACTGGGATTATGTCCCACTCCCTGCGTCGCCTATTTAACCAGAGAAAGCGAAGCGATGGGGGGGATCATGATTTCTGCCAGTCATAATCCTCCCGAAGATAACGGCATTAAATTTTTTGACGGCAGCGGTTTAAAATTGTCTGGCAGTTTAGCAGGACAGATAGAAGCGGGTTTAAGGGGCAATTTAGAATTAGCAGATAAACCAGAAAATTGGGGAAAAGCGACTTTTTGTCCCGAATTAATCCAAAAGTATTATCAAGCTGTGATTGATTCCGTCGGGACGGATATTAACCTATCGGGATTAAAAATAGTTTTAGATCTAGCTTGGGGGGCAGCCGTTAACCTAGCACCTTTAGTATTCCAAACTTTGGGGGCGGAAGTTATCTGCCTACACGATCGAGCCGATGGCGATCGCATTAACGTTAATTGTGGTTCTACCCATTTAGAAAGCCTACAGGCGGCGGTGATTAATCAGCAAGCGGATTTAGGGTTTGCCTTCGATGGCGATGCCGATCGGGTCATGGCCGTGGATAGTCAAGGTAGAGTGGTAGATGGCGATTATATCCTCTATTTTTGGGGTCGTTCCCTCTTAGAAGCAGGACAGCTACCCGATGGGTTATTAGTGGCGACGGTGATGGCTAATTTAGGCTTTGAACGCGCTTGGCAAAAACTGGGGGGCCAATTCTTGCGGACTGCCGTGGGCGATCAGCACGTTCAGGCGCAAATGTGGGAAACTGGAGCCATGCTAGGGGGCGAACAATCCGGTCATATTCTCTGCCATCATTACGGAGTTTCTGGGGATGGAATGCAAACCGCCCTACATTTAGCGGCTTTAGTGCAGAAATCGGGGGTTTCCTTGGCTAATTTAGTCGATCATAGCTTTGTCACTTATCCGCAGATTTTACGCAATGTGCGGGTGGAGGATAGAGAAGTGCGACGTAATTGGCAGCAATGTGAACCTTTGCGCCTGGAAATCCGCCAAGCGGAGACAGCCATGGCAGAAAAAGGCCGAATTTTGGTGCGCGCTTCCGGGACAGAACCCTTAATTCGGGTGATGGTGGAAGCAGAAACCTTAGAATTAGCCAATTGTTGGACAGAAAGGCTAGTGCAAGCGGTGCGAAGCTATCTTTTGTAG
- a CDS encoding Spy/CpxP family protein refolding chaperone produces MSLSTLSILGTTMALTLAANLVPTATVLSYPQDRLFTAQTGSPQRPESRPRGMNNSRERLIEQLNLSDDQKSKIAAIRQKYQEKTKKLRETIRNNEQELNSLLSNNASDRDIRAKHQQISRNRQEMSNLQFESFLEIRQVLTPAQRTEFSQLMRERCPNFPNCGRP; encoded by the coding sequence ATGTCCCTTTCTACTCTCTCGATTCTCGGCACGACCATGGCTTTAACTCTGGCGGCTAACCTAGTCCCAACTGCCACTGTGCTATCCTATCCCCAGGATCGTCTATTCACTGCTCAAACTGGCTCTCCCCAGCGTCCTGAGAGTCGTCCCCGTGGGATGAATAATTCTCGAGAAAGACTAATCGAACAATTAAACCTTAGCGATGACCAAAAGTCGAAAATTGCCGCTATTCGTCAGAAATATCAGGAAAAAACCAAAAAGTTGCGAGAAACCATTAGAAACAACGAACAAGAATTAAATAGTTTATTATCGAATAATGCTTCCGATCGAGATATCCGTGCTAAACATCAGCAAATCTCTCGCAATCGCCAAGAAATGAGTAACCTGCAATTTGAAAGTTTTTTGGAAATTCGCCAAGTCTTAACTCCCGCTCAAAGAACGGAATTTTCCCAGTTAATGCGGGAACGTTGCCCTAATTTCCCCAATTGCGGACGACCATAA
- the hpsL gene encoding hormogonium polysaccharide biosynthesis protein HpsL: MTGLSIDRKKKKHKQGETKADSRPPNIKEKLALKKEERQKKQKLTGLIIFAICAAILIGLPLSLLFDPKIGAAVSLALILGVFSFSYPRAALWAFIIYVPFTGTIIYWLGGSQILQLSKDIFYLPALIALVLECRKKRLPIIVPKQLGTTLLLIFVFCMVCLLAVNLQRQFLPTCDSVAGMTMFRDGRLRGVPCRTSETFLQGLLGFKVLLGYVPLIFCTYYLIKDKPTLLFFGRLLVTLVIICCVLGLMQYWMLKTGRCVGTRGYVADALFKATLEARCLVGGGLVYSPEVNMIRLPGTFVSPWHWAWFLVSSAVICYASAFSEISQKWRIAALVGLTLVFINAVVSGQRLAFFAVPMIIGLMTILTGQIANLKRFLPIIFATTLLLAIGFSFLNPDFVQQRYDSAISRWQQAPPTAFLQEQLDFAIRNQGGILGRGLGVATSSARIFGDISFVETYHSKVLFELGYIGFTLYMIFMTHLVYLAFRTYRSLKDPTLRGFAGSYWVLLLFVAYLPYWYALDTDPLGVYYWIFAGLIFKLPVIEKQEKEAKILAGETATISSKKGLKFKRKGVSLA; encoded by the coding sequence ATGACCGGACTAAGTATCGATCGTAAGAAAAAAAAGCATAAACAAGGCGAAACAAAAGCCGATAGTCGCCCACCTAACATCAAAGAGAAACTTGCCCTCAAAAAAGAAGAAAGGCAAAAGAAACAAAAGTTAACGGGGTTGATTATTTTTGCCATTTGTGCAGCAATTTTGATCGGATTACCCCTCAGCTTATTATTTGATCCCAAGATAGGAGCGGCAGTAAGTTTAGCCTTGATTTTAGGAGTTTTCTCCTTTAGCTATCCCCGTGCGGCTCTTTGGGCATTTATTATCTATGTCCCCTTCACTGGCACTATTATCTATTGGTTGGGAGGTAGTCAAATCCTCCAGCTTAGTAAAGATATATTTTATCTACCCGCTTTAATCGCCTTAGTTTTAGAATGTCGAAAAAAGCGATTACCGATTATTGTCCCGAAACAATTAGGCACAACTCTATTATTAATCTTTGTTTTCTGTATGGTCTGTCTATTAGCCGTCAATTTACAGAGACAATTTCTGCCTACTTGCGATTCCGTGGCCGGGATGACTATGTTTAGGGATGGCCGTTTGCGCGGAGTTCCCTGTCGGACAAGTGAGACTTTTCTACAAGGACTATTAGGGTTTAAAGTTTTGCTAGGTTATGTTCCCTTGATCTTCTGCACTTATTACTTGATCAAAGACAAACCCACCCTGTTATTTTTTGGTCGTCTTTTAGTGACTTTAGTGATTATTTGTTGTGTCCTAGGACTAATGCAATACTGGATGCTGAAAACTGGTCGTTGTGTAGGAACTAGAGGCTACGTGGCTGATGCACTATTCAAAGCCACCTTAGAGGCAAGGTGTTTGGTCGGTGGGGGATTAGTCTATAGTCCGGAAGTGAATATGATCCGTTTACCAGGTACTTTTGTTTCCCCCTGGCACTGGGCTTGGTTTTTGGTCTCTAGTGCCGTAATTTGTTATGCCAGTGCCTTTAGTGAAATTTCCCAAAAATGGCGAATAGCAGCCCTAGTGGGTTTAACCCTAGTTTTTATTAATGCAGTGGTCTCTGGGCAAAGATTAGCTTTCTTTGCTGTACCGATGATTATTGGTCTGATGACGATTCTTACGGGACAAATCGCTAACTTAAAACGATTTTTGCCGATCATTTTTGCCACCACTTTACTTCTAGCTATCGGTTTTTCTTTCCTTAACCCCGATTTTGTCCAACAACGCTACGATAGTGCCATCAGCCGTTGGCAACAGGCTCCCCCCACCGCTTTTCTTCAAGAACAGTTGGATTTTGCTATCCGTAATCAGGGCGGTATTTTAGGTCGTGGACTCGGTGTGGCCACATCTTCTGCTAGGATTTTCGGTGATATTTCCTTTGTGGAAACCTATCACAGTAAAGTTTTATTCGAGTTGGGATACATTGGTTTTACCTTGTACATGATATTCATGACCCATCTAGTTTATCTGGCCTTCCGCACCTATCGTTCCCTCAAAGACCCGACTCTGCGAGGTTTTGCCGGTAGTTATTGGGTTTTGTTGCTCTTTGTTGCCTATCTTCCCTATTGGTATGCCCTCGATACGGATCCTCTGGGGGTTTATTATTGGATATTCGCGGGTCTAATTTTTAAATTACCCGTGATCGAAAAACAGGAAAAAGAAGCCAAAATTCTGGCGGGGGAAACCGCCACAATATCCTCCAAAAAGGGCTTAAAATTTAAACGCAAAGGTGTTTCTTTAGCTTGA
- the hpsO gene encoding hormogonium polysaccharide biosynthesis glycosyltransferase HpsO: MRILVASHTYIVDLNCEKLRSLTRLNPNIEVTIVVPQRWQPGGVQNKIIESQPKIADNFRVIPISNFSQNNQALLTFGTDIIPLLKKIRPDIIQVEQGSKSLAYAQFITLNRLLNIRAKNVFFTWWNLPYTPKFPISWLEAYNLKNTDGLIAGNQDGVDVLKERGYRGKYTVLPQLGVDEVLFSPSKQPDLARSLGIESDEFVIGFIGRFVEEKGILTLIKAVAKLTGKWKLLLLGRGILKDKIVSEATAAGISERLMIVESVPHDQVVNYLNLMNTLVLPSETTYQVKTLTAVGWKEQFGHVLIEAMACQVPVIGSDSGEIPFVIADTGLIFPEKDGDALAKSIQTLLDNPSFAQELGQRGYQRVMTNYTNKALAQKQLDFYQQLLPR; the protein is encoded by the coding sequence ATGAGAATTTTAGTCGCTAGTCATACATATATAGTTGATCTCAACTGTGAGAAACTGCGCTCCCTGACAAGATTAAATCCCAATATTGAAGTTACTATTGTTGTTCCCCAACGTTGGCAACCGGGAGGAGTCCAAAATAAAATCATTGAAAGTCAACCGAAAATAGCCGACAATTTCCGAGTTATTCCTATCTCTAATTTTAGCCAAAATAACCAAGCTTTATTAACTTTTGGCACTGATATAATTCCTTTATTAAAAAAAATTAGACCCGATATTATTCAAGTGGAACAGGGTTCTAAATCTCTCGCTTATGCTCAATTTATTACTCTGAATCGTCTCTTAAATATTAGGGCTAAAAATGTATTTTTTACTTGGTGGAATCTTCCCTATACTCCTAAATTTCCCATCTCTTGGTTAGAAGCTTATAACCTGAAAAATACCGATGGTTTAATCGCTGGTAATCAGGACGGGGTAGATGTTTTAAAAGAACGGGGTTACAGGGGTAAATACACCGTTTTACCACAATTAGGCGTGGATGAAGTTCTTTTTTCCCCCAGCAAGCAACCCGATTTAGCTCGATCTTTAGGTATTGAAAGTGATGAATTTGTGATTGGTTTTATCGGTCGTTTTGTGGAAGAGAAAGGCATTCTAACGCTGATTAAAGCTGTAGCTAAATTAACAGGTAAGTGGAAATTATTACTGTTAGGTCGGGGAATCCTGAAAGATAAAATAGTCAGCGAAGCTACAGCCGCAGGAATAAGCGAGCGCTTGATGATAGTGGAAAGTGTTCCCCACGATCAAGTAGTTAATTATCTTAACCTGATGAACACTTTAGTTTTGCCGTCAGAAACCACCTATCAGGTCAAAACCTTAACGGCCGTCGGTTGGAAAGAACAATTCGGTCATGTCTTAATTGAAGCCATGGCCTGTCAGGTTCCTGTTATTGGTTCTGATTCGGGAGAAATTCCCTTTGTTATTGCCGATACAGGTCTAATTTTTCCCGAAAAAGATGGGGATGCACTGGCTAAATCGATACAAACTCTCTTAGATAATCCCAGCTTCGCTCAAGAATTAGGCCAGAGGGGTTATCAGAGAGTAATGACCAATTATACTAATAAAGCCCTCGCTCAAAAACAATTGGATTTCTATCAACAATTACTCCCTCGGTGA
- the hpsN gene encoding hormogonium polysaccharide biosynthesis glycosyltransferase HpsN: protein MNFPSISVIIPTYRREEPLKDTLDDLLKQDYPDFEVLVIDQTATHSPEIQSYLENLANQHKISWYRLDWASLPGARNYGVRRAQGDIVLFIDDDVRLPDNYLKAHSENFVKNPEIGVVAGRVFDRMKLGDSQKMGTDTSKPYEIDFLPPQAMDPGIAWYYIDLVHTTKPQQVISARGCNMSFRKDIFTKYGIWFDERFRGSAVREESDFCLRLRQTPYHVWYAPTAYLVHLGEETGGCHDISTRSLSYQTTFYHNHFLMALKNLTLAQQLRLYAKLFDCHVLGNPPCNKGGSPIKILSRGIFYSLGFLDALKTQVKSLWNDGQIYTKLDNL from the coding sequence ATGAATTTTCCCTCGATTTCTGTCATCATACCCACCTATCGACGCGAAGAACCCCTTAAAGATACCCTCGATGACCTACTCAAACAAGATTACCCCGATTTTGAGGTATTAGTTATCGACCAAACCGCTACCCACAGCCCCGAAATACAATCCTATCTAGAAAATCTGGCTAATCAGCACAAAATTAGCTGGTATCGGCTGGATTGGGCGAGTTTACCCGGTGCTAGAAATTATGGAGTCCGTCGCGCTCAAGGCGATATCGTTCTTTTTATCGATGATGATGTGCGGCTCCCGGATAATTATCTCAAGGCACATAGTGAGAATTTTGTCAAGAACCCTGAGATAGGTGTAGTGGCCGGTCGGGTATTCGATCGCATGAAATTGGGTGACTCCCAAAAAATGGGGACAGATACCAGCAAACCCTACGAAATCGACTTTTTACCCCCCCAAGCCATGGATCCGGGCATTGCTTGGTATTACATCGACCTTGTTCACACCACTAAACCCCAGCAGGTAATCTCGGCCCGGGGCTGTAATATGTCTTTCCGGAAGGATATATTTACGAAATACGGCATTTGGTTCGATGAACGCTTTCGTGGCAGTGCCGTGCGCGAGGAATCGGATTTTTGCTTAAGGTTACGCCAGACTCCCTATCATGTCTGGTACGCTCCCACCGCTTATCTGGTTCATTTAGGGGAAGAAACCGGCGGCTGTCATGATATTAGCACTCGTTCTCTGAGTTATCAGACGACTTTTTATCATAATCACTTTCTGATGGCTCTGAAAAATCTCACTCTCGCTCAACAATTGCGACTCTACGCTAAATTATTTGATTGTCACGTTCTTGGCAATCCTCCCTGTAATAAAGGTGGTTCCCCGATTAAAATCCTTTCTAGGGGAATTTTTTATAGTTTAGGTTTTCTGGATGCTTTGAAAACTCAAGTTAAGTCCCTCTGGAATGATGGCCAAATTTATACAAAACTAGATAATCTATGA
- a CDS encoding sigma-70 family RNA polymerase sigma factor — MIEVITEKQTSVSDRELILKCQRGDRGAFRHLYRLYQPKIRSTLYQLCGREFLEDFVQEVFLRVWHGLPKLRSPEYFSTWVYRITCNVAIDGRRQLAKRQMRMAKSTDEENPLDSESRPQDSPDLMQLHYEEVVQQGLEILSLEHRAVLVLHDLEDLPQKEIAQILEIPLGTVKSRLHYARKTMGQFLQKQGVL; from the coding sequence ATGATCGAGGTGATAACCGAGAAGCAAACAAGTGTGAGCGATCGAGAGTTAATCTTGAAATGTCAAAGGGGTGATAGGGGTGCTTTTCGTCACCTTTACCGTCTTTATCAACCAAAAATCCGCTCTACTCTCTATCAACTCTGTGGAAGGGAATTCCTAGAGGATTTTGTCCAAGAGGTATTTTTAAGAGTGTGGCACGGGTTGCCGAAATTGCGTTCACCTGAATACTTTTCCACTTGGGTTTATCGGATTACTTGCAATGTGGCGATCGATGGTCGGCGACAATTAGCCAAAAGACAAATGAGGATGGCCAAAAGCACTGATGAGGAAAACCCCCTTGATAGTGAATCCCGTCCCCAAGATAGTCCTGATTTGATGCAATTGCATTATGAGGAGGTGGTCCAGCAAGGGTTAGAAATTCTCAGTTTAGAACATCGCGCTGTCCTTGTCCTTCACGATCTAGAGGACTTACCCCAAAAGGAAATCGCCCAAATCTTAGAAATTCCCCTCGGTACGGTGAAATCACGTCTTCATTATGCGCGTAAAACCATGGGTCAATTTTTGCAAAAACAAGGAGTTCTCTAA
- a CDS encoding glycosyltransferase family 2 protein translates to MRVLISVVIPTYNRQAILKKCLIALENQRLTDNKVENYEIVVVDDGSTDGTIPWLESQKANLPHLQLWQQDHGGPAIARNLGVEKARGDTIIFIDSDLVVTENFLQAHAEALTAGAASVGSDRLFTYGSVINTCNFEHPTSEPYKITDFSAAYFATGNVAIAKKWLLAAGLFDTQFQLYGWEDLELGVRLKQLGLKLIKCPEAVGYHWHPPFNLAQIPNLIDKEIQRGRMGVLFYQKHPTWEVRMMIQMTWIHRLLWGLLSLGGTLNERSLSPLLQWLIDRGKPQLALEIARIFLNWYNVRGVYQAYREMQPQ, encoded by the coding sequence ATGCGCGTGCTGATCAGTGTTGTCATCCCCACCTACAATCGCCAAGCAATCTTAAAAAAATGTTTAATCGCTCTAGAAAATCAGCGTTTAACCGATAATAAGGTGGAAAACTACGAAATAGTCGTTGTCGATGATGGCTCTACCGATGGGACAATCCCTTGGCTAGAAAGTCAAAAAGCTAATTTACCCCATCTGCAACTGTGGCAACAGGATCACGGCGGACCGGCGATCGCTAGGAATCTGGGGGTAGAAAAAGCTCGTGGTGATACGATTATTTTTATCGATAGCGATCTGGTAGTGACAGAAAATTTTCTGCAAGCCCATGCCGAAGCTTTAACCGCCGGGGCAGCAAGTGTTGGCAGCGATCGCTTATTTACCTACGGCAGCGTCATTAATACCTGTAACTTCGAGCATCCTACCAGTGAACCCTATAAAATCACCGATTTCTCCGCCGCCTATTTTGCCACGGGCAACGTGGCGATCGCTAAAAAATGGTTATTAGCAGCGGGATTATTCGACACCCAGTTTCAACTCTACGGTTGGGAAGACTTGGAATTAGGAGTGAGATTGAAGCAATTAGGACTAAAATTAATTAAATGTCCTGAAGCCGTCGGTTATCATTGGCATCCCCCCTTTAATCTCGCACAAATTCCCAATCTCATCGATAAGGAAATTCAACGAGGACGAATGGGAGTGCTTTTTTATCAAAAACATCCCACCTGGGAAGTGCGGATGATGATTCAAATGACTTGGATTCATCGACTGTTGTGGGGTTTACTTTCCCTGGGGGGAACCCTGAATGAGCGCAGCCTCTCCCCTCTGTTACAATGGCTAATCGATCGAGGTAAACCGCAATTAGCCCTAGAAATTGCCCGCATTTTTCTCAATTGGTACAACGTGCGCGGCGTTTATCAAGCTTATCGGGAAATGCAGCCTCAGTGA